The Saprospiraceae bacterium genome includes a window with the following:
- a CDS encoding M20/M25/M40 family metallo-hydrolase, which yields MNIITQKSEEFLYKYLNNASPTGYEASGQKIWVEYIKSYVDSWHLDNYGTAYGVINPGHEYKVIIEAHADEISWYVNYISDNGYIQVIRNGGSDHIIAPSMRVNIHTKKGIVKGVFGWQAIHTRKGKDENMAPTVDNIFVDVGAKDKAEVLAMGIHVGCVITFQDELTTLNDIYYCGRALDNRLGGFCIAEVARLLKEKKKKLPFTLYIVNAVQEEIGLRGAEMIANTIKPHVAIITDVTHDTSTPLVNNKIQGDIKCGLGPTLTYAPAVHNLLLDQVIGVAESKNIDFQRSASSRSTGTDTDAFAYSNGGIPSVLISLPLKYMHTTVEMAHKKDVESVIHLIYESLLSIKPGQSFKYF from the coding sequence ATGAATATTATCACCCAAAAATCAGAAGAGTTTTTATACAAATACTTGAACAACGCATCACCTACAGGCTACGAAGCCTCCGGACAGAAAATATGGGTAGAATACATCAAATCTTATGTTGACTCCTGGCATCTTGATAATTATGGCACCGCTTATGGTGTCATCAACCCCGGACATGAGTACAAAGTAATTATCGAAGCCCACGCTGATGAGATCTCATGGTACGTTAATTACATATCTGACAATGGCTACATTCAGGTCATCAGGAATGGTGGTTCAGACCATATCATTGCCCCTTCAATGCGTGTCAATATTCATACAAAAAAAGGAATTGTAAAGGGTGTATTTGGATGGCAGGCAATCCATACCAGGAAAGGTAAAGATGAAAATATGGCGCCTACAGTAGATAATATTTTTGTAGATGTTGGAGCAAAGGATAAAGCCGAAGTTTTGGCTATGGGTATTCATGTGGGATGTGTCATCACATTTCAGGATGAGCTCACTACACTAAATGATATCTACTACTGTGGCCGAGCTTTGGATAACAGGCTTGGCGGATTTTGTATTGCAGAAGTTGCCAGACTTCTGAAAGAAAAGAAAAAAAAGCTTCCATTCACGTTATATATAGTAAATGCTGTTCAGGAAGAGATTGGGCTTCGGGGTGCAGAAATGATTGCCAACACTATAAAACCCCATGTAGCCATCATTACTGATGTAACCCATGATACCAGTACACCTTTGGTCAATAATAAAATCCAGGGTGATATAAAATGTGGTCTTGGCCCTACTCTCACTTATGCACCGGCTGTTCATAATTTATTGCTTGATCAAGTAATAGGAGTAGCAGAATCCAAAAATATTGATTTCCAAAGATCTGCATCAAGCAGAAGCACAGGTACAGACACGGATGCTTTTGCATACAGCAACGGCGGCATCCCATCTGTATTGATCTCCTTGCCACTGAAATATATGCATACGACAGTAGAAATGGCGC
- a CDS encoding orotate phosphoribosyltransferase, whose translation MSTEKLIAQKLLQINAIKLNPQNPFTWASGIKSPIYCDNRVSLSYPEVRNIIKKAFGEVSESFGDFDMIAGVATAGIAHGALMADYLDKPFCYVRSAPKGHGRQNLIEGEIPVGAKILVVEDLISTGSSSIDVVEILRKEGHQVLGVLAIFDYGFEKAKENFRINNCKYLTLSNYNALLKEAIESKYISLSESSILGEWNKDPQAWYQKYFLNDKP comes from the coding sequence ATGAGTACTGAAAAATTGATCGCTCAAAAACTTTTGCAAATAAACGCAATTAAATTAAACCCACAAAATCCTTTTACTTGGGCTTCTGGTATTAAGTCTCCTATTTACTGCGATAATCGTGTTTCTCTGTCTTATCCTGAAGTAAGAAATATTATTAAAAAAGCATTTGGTGAAGTATCGGAGTCATTTGGTGATTTTGATATGATTGCAGGGGTTGCTACTGCCGGGATTGCTCATGGAGCGCTAATGGCCGACTATCTTGACAAGCCTTTTTGTTACGTGAGATCTGCTCCTAAAGGGCATGGAAGACAAAACCTCATTGAGGGAGAAATTCCTGTCGGTGCAAAAATCCTTGTTGTTGAAGACCTTATTTCGACAGGAAGTAGTTCGATTGATGTAGTTGAAATCCTTCGAAAGGAGGGGCATCAAGTATTGGGGGTATTAGCTATTTTTGATTATGGTTTTGAAAAAGCAAAAGAAAATTTTAGGATAAACAATTGTAAATACCTTACTTTGTCCAATTATAACGCTTTGCTGAAAGAAGCTATCGAAAGTAAATACATCTCTTTATCTGAATCATCAATACTGGGTGAATGGAATAAAGATCCTCAAGCCTGGTATCAAAAATATTTTTTAAACGATAAGCCATAA
- a CDS encoding NUDIX domain-containing protein, whose translation MEKPQIYKIYINEVEVILKPSADITLDDAVSTGSVVVKYTGNKKHLLDYINILEKSIKSEKLIIHFEDFVKLKADFKSHFSEIEAAGGLVVNEKNEYLFIFRSGSWDLPKGRIENNETKKIAAMREVTEETGIKKLTIIQKLMITRHTFRSNVGKRIIKKSYWYLMDAKKQNTTLKQMKILFKPSG comes from the coding sequence ATGGAGAAACCGCAAATTTATAAAATATATATCAATGAAGTGGAAGTTATTCTGAAACCTTCTGCAGATATTACTTTGGATGATGCAGTTTCTACGGGGAGTGTCGTCGTTAAGTACACTGGCAATAAAAAACATTTGTTGGACTATATCAACATTCTTGAAAAATCAATAAAATCTGAAAAACTAATCATCCACTTTGAAGATTTTGTGAAGCTAAAAGCAGATTTTAAATCTCATTTCTCTGAAATAGAAGCTGCAGGTGGTTTGGTGGTGAATGAAAAAAATGAGTATTTGTTCATTTTCAGAAGCGGATCCTGGGATTTGCCAAAAGGCCGTATAGAAAATAATGAAACAAAAAAAATTGCCGCTATGAGAGAAGTGACAGAGGAAACTGGAATTAAAAAGTTGACTATCATTCAGAAACTGATGATCACAAGACATACATTTCGTAGCAATGTGGGCAAAAGGATTATTAAAAAATCATATTGGTATCTGATGGATGCCAAAAAGCAGAATACCACCCTCAAACAAATGAAGATATTGTTCAAGCCGAGTGGATGA